The Peribacillus sp. FSL P2-0133 genome has a segment encoding these proteins:
- the cysI gene encoding assimilatory sulfite reductase (NADPH) hemoprotein subunit, with amino-acid sequence MVNPLLKALLKAPEGPPSDVEQIKDKSDYLRGTLGKVMQDRISAGIPDDDNRLMKHHGSYLQDDRDLRNERQKQKLEPAYQFMLRVRMPGGVAQPSQWLVMDDLAQKYGNGTLKLTTRQTFQMHGILKWNMKKTIQEIHASMLDTIAACGDVNRNVMCNSIPFQSEIHSEVYEWSKKLSDYLLPRTRAYHEIWLDEEKVVGTPEVEEVEPMYGKLYLPRKFKIGIAVPPSNDIDVYSQDLGFIAIVENGKLVGFNVAIGGGMGMTHGDKATYPQLAKIIGFCNPDQILDVAEKVITIQRDYGNRSVRKNARFKYTVDRIGLEAVKAELENRLEWKLEEARTYHFDNNGDRYGWVKGMQGKWHFTLFVEGGRIADINDYKLMTGLREIAKIHSGDFRLTANQNLIIADVSSQQKKKIIELLETYGLTDGAHHSALRRSSIACVALPTCGLAMAEAERYLPVLLDKVEEIVDENGLRNEEITIRMTGCPNGCARHALGEIGFIGKAPGKYNMYLGAAFDGSRLSKMYRENIGEEEILKELRVLLSRYAKERQQGEHFGDFVINAGIVKEVTDGMNFHD; translated from the coding sequence ATGGTGAACCCACTATTGAAAGCACTATTGAAAGCACCAGAAGGACCGCCTAGTGATGTTGAGCAAATTAAAGACAAAAGCGATTATTTGCGAGGTACACTTGGAAAAGTGATGCAGGATCGGATTAGTGCCGGTATTCCGGATGATGACAATCGACTAATGAAACATCACGGCAGTTATTTGCAGGATGACCGGGATCTACGCAATGAGCGTCAGAAACAAAAACTGGAGCCTGCCTATCAGTTTATGTTGCGTGTCCGCATGCCCGGCGGGGTGGCACAGCCTTCTCAATGGCTTGTTATGGATGACCTTGCTCAGAAATATGGAAACGGAACCTTGAAATTGACAACAAGACAGACGTTTCAAATGCATGGCATTTTAAAATGGAATATGAAAAAAACCATTCAGGAAATCCATGCTTCCATGCTGGATACCATCGCTGCATGCGGTGATGTAAACCGGAACGTAATGTGCAATTCGATTCCATTTCAATCCGAAATTCATTCCGAAGTATATGAATGGTCGAAAAAATTGAGTGATTATCTTTTGCCACGTACAAGGGCGTACCATGAAATCTGGCTGGATGAAGAAAAAGTGGTTGGTACTCCTGAAGTGGAGGAAGTCGAACCAATGTATGGTAAGCTTTATTTGCCAAGGAAGTTTAAAATAGGCATTGCGGTCCCTCCATCCAATGACATTGATGTCTACTCCCAGGATCTTGGCTTCATAGCAATTGTTGAAAATGGAAAACTCGTTGGTTTTAATGTGGCGATCGGCGGCGGTATGGGAATGACCCATGGTGACAAGGCGACATATCCTCAACTAGCCAAAATAATCGGCTTTTGCAACCCTGATCAAATACTGGATGTGGCTGAAAAAGTCATTACGATTCAGCGTGATTATGGAAACCGCTCCGTAAGGAAAAATGCACGGTTCAAGTATACGGTAGACAGGATTGGGCTCGAAGCGGTAAAGGCTGAATTGGAAAATCGTCTAGAATGGAAGCTGGAGGAAGCGAGAACTTATCATTTTGATAATAATGGTGACCGCTATGGATGGGTAAAAGGCATGCAAGGAAAATGGCATTTTACACTATTTGTCGAGGGTGGCCGAATTGCCGATATCAATGATTACAAGCTGATGACCGGTTTGCGTGAAATCGCAAAGATCCATTCGGGTGATTTCCGTTTGACGGCCAATCAAAACCTAATCATTGCAGATGTGTCAAGTCAGCAAAAGAAAAAGATCATAGAATTGCTTGAAACATACGGTTTGACGGATGGTGCACATCATTCAGCACTCCGACGCAGCTCGATTGCATGCGTGGCGCTTCCAACATGCGGGTTGGCAATGGCCGAAGCAGAGCGTTATTTGCCGGTTCTGCTTGATAAAGTCGAGGAGATCGTTGATGAAAACGGCCTAAGGAACGAAGAAATCACGATTCGCATGACCGGTTGCCCGAATGGCTGTGCCCGGCATGCACTCGGGGAAATTGGTTTTATCGGTAAGGCACCTGGCAAATATAATATGTATCTCGGTGCTGCCTTCGACGGAAGCCGATTAAGCAAAATGTACCGTGAAAACATCGGTGAAGAAGAGATATTAAAAGAATTGCGTGTACTTCTTTCCCGATATGCAAAAGAACGTCAGCAAGGAGAGCATTTCGGAGACTTTGTCATCAATGCGGGCATTGTTAAAGAAGTGACGGATGGAATGAATTTTCATGATTGA
- a CDS encoding Rid family hydrolase, producing MKKNMKSVITTSVLGISLITGISFASAGNDKNELNSDKVTFFGSTSSAISSSVAVPQSYNRLLFSGTVPPLLNKDGKTTYERYGNTEEQAIGILENLKADLKTKGLSLADVTYLRVYVAPDPNKGDKPDYQGWFDAYALFFNTKENPVKTARSTVGVQSLVSPDYLIEIEAEVAYKNNSKSKK from the coding sequence ATGAAAAAAAACATGAAATCAGTCATTACTACTTCAGTATTAGGTATAAGTTTAATCACAGGAATCTCTTTTGCTTCCGCAGGTAACGATAAAAATGAATTGAACTCAGATAAAGTGACCTTCTTTGGCTCCACATCTTCTGCGATTTCCAGTTCAGTTGCTGTACCTCAAAGTTATAACCGGTTATTGTTTAGCGGAACAGTCCCTCCTCTTTTAAACAAGGATGGAAAAACCACTTATGAGAGATATGGCAATACAGAAGAGCAGGCAATCGGAATCTTAGAAAATTTAAAAGCAGATTTGAAAACTAAAGGACTATCCCTCGCTGATGTAACCTATTTGCGTGTGTATGTCGCACCAGATCCAAACAAAGGAGATAAACCAGATTATCAAGGTTGGTTTGATGCCTATGCTCTGTTCTTTAATACAAAGGAAAATCCAGTAAAAACAGCTCGTTCTACAGTAGGGGTGCAAAGTCTGGTTTCGCCGGATTATCTTATTGAGATTGAAGCAGAGGTAGCCTATAAAAATAACAGCAAGTCAAAAAAATAA